The Desulfovibrio fairfieldensis sequence GCCGGTGATTTTCACCGAGACAAAGGCCGCCCCTTGCAGGGAGGCCAGAAGGACGCGCCGCATGGCGTTGCCGATGGTGGTGCCGTAGCCCCGCTCCAAAGGCTCGCAAATAAACTTGCCGTGCGTGCCGCTGGCCGTCTCTTCCTCACGCAAAATCTGGTCGGGCTTCACGAGCTCCGACCAGTTGCGCGCATTGATAAGGCGTTCGCCTTGTTTAATAAGCATGCGCCCCCCGCTTATTTCGAGTAAAGTTCGACAATCAACTGCTCGTTGACGGGGAACTGAATATCATCGCGCTGCGGCAAGGCTTTCACGGTGCCCTTGAAAGCGGCACCGTCGGCTTCAAGCCAACCAGGGCAGCCGCGACGGGCGATCACTTCCTGGGCTTCGGCCAGAACAGGAATTTTACGATTCTTTTCGGGCACTTCCACAGAGTCTCCCACCTTCACCTGCAGGGAGGGAATGGTGACCTTGTGGCCGTTCAGGGTAAAGATGCCGTGACGCACCAGCTGGCGGGCCTGGTTGCGGGAGTTGGCAAACCCCAGACGGTACACCACGTTGTCCAGACGGCGTTCCAGGATGACCAGCAGATTCGTGCCGGTGACGCCCTTCTGCATTTCGGCTTTTTCAAAGTAGCCGTGGAACTGGCGCTCCAGCACGCCGTAAGCGCGGCGGGTCTTCTGCTTCTCCCGCAGCTGCACCGCGTATTCGCTGACCTTCTTCCGCGCGCGGCCGTGCTGGCCGGGGGCGTAGGGGCGGCGATCATAAGCGCACTTGTCGGTAAAGCAACGATCACCTTTCAGGAACAGCTTGCAGCCCTCGCGGCGGCAGATCCGGCATTTGGCTTCAGTATATTTGGCCATGAATGAGTCCTCTTCGTTTGTACGGCGCTGCCCCGGCAGCGCGAAACTAGACGCGGCGGCGCTTGGGCGGCCGGCAGCCGTTGTGCGGGATGGGCGTCACGTCACGGATGAAAGCCACCCGGAAGCCCACGGCGGCAATGGCGCGCATGGCGGCCTCACGACCGGAGCCGGGACCCTTCACATAGACGCCCACGGTACGCATGCCGTTGTCCTGCGCCTTGC is a genomic window containing:
- the rpsD gene encoding 30S ribosomal protein S4, which codes for MAKYTEAKCRICRREGCKLFLKGDRCFTDKCAYDRRPYAPGQHGRARKKVSEYAVQLREKQKTRRAYGVLERQFHGYFEKAEMQKGVTGTNLLVILERRLDNVVYRLGFANSRNQARQLVRHGIFTLNGHKVTIPSLQVKVGDSVEVPEKNRKIPVLAEAQEVIARRGCPGWLEADGAAFKGTVKALPQRDDIQFPVNEQLIVELYSK